A genomic window from Macaca thibetana thibetana isolate TM-01 chromosome 16, ASM2454274v1, whole genome shotgun sequence includes:
- the MYH2 gene encoding myosin-2, whose translation MSSDQEMAVFGEAAPYLRKSEKERIEAQNRPFDAKTSVFVAEPKESFVKGTIQSREGGKVTVKTEGGATLTVKDDQVFPMNPPKYDKIEDMAMMTHLHEPAVLYNLKERYAAWMIYTYSGLFCVTVNPYKWLPVYNPEVVTAYRGKKRQEAPPHIFSISDNAYQFMLTDRENQSILITGESGAGKTVNTKRVIQYFATIAVTGEKKKEEVTSGKMQGTLEDQIISANPLLEAFGNAKTVRNDNSSRFGKFIRIHFGTTGKLASADIETYLLEKSRVTFQLKAERSYHIFYQITSNKKPELIEMLLITTNPYDYPFVSQGEISVASIDDQEELMATDSAIDILGFTNEEKVSIYKLTGAVMHYGNLKFKQKQREEQAEPDGTEVADKAAYLQSLNSADLLKALCYPRVKVGNEFVTKGQTVEQVTNAVGALAKAVYEKMFLWMVARINQQLDTKQPRQYFIGVLDIAGFEIFDFNSLEQLCINFTNEKLQQFFNHHMFVLEQEEYKKEGIEWTFIDFGMDLAACIELIEKPMGIFSILEEECMFPKATDTSFKNKLYDQHLGKSANFQKPKVVKGRAEAHFSLIHYAGVVDYNITGWLEKNKDPLNETVVGLYQKSAMKTLAHLFSGTQTAEAEGGGPKKGGKKKGSSFQTVSALFRENLNKLMTNLRSTHPHFVRCIIPNETKTPGAMEHELVLHQLRCNGVLEGIRICRKGFPSRILYADFKQRYKVLNASAIPEGQFIDSKKASEKLLASIDIDHTQYKFGHTKVFFKAGLLGLLEEMRDDKLAQLITRTQARCRGFLARVEYQRMVERREAIFCIQYNIRAFMNVKHWPWMKLFFKIKPLLKSAETEKEMATMKEEFQKTKDELAKSEAKRKELEEKMVTLLKEKNDLQLQVQAEAEGLADAEERCDQLIKTKIQLEAKIKEVTERAEDEEEINAELTAKKRKLEDECSELKKDIDDLELTLAKVEKEKHATENKVKNLTEEMAGLDETIAKLTKEKKALQEAHQQTLDDLQAEEDKVNTLTKAKTKLEQQVDDLEGSLEQEKKLRMDLERAKRKLEGDLKLAQESIMDIENEKQQLDEKLKKKEFEISNLQSKIEDEQALGIQLQKKIKELQARIEELEEEIEAERASRAKAEKQRSDLSRELEEISERLEEAGGATSAQIEMNKKREAEFQKMRRDLEEATLQHEATAATLRKKHADSVAELGEQIDNLQRVKQKLEKEKSEMKMEIDDLASNVETVSKAKGNLEKMCRTLEDQVSELKSKEEEQQRLINDLTAQRGRLQTESGEFSRQLDEKDALVSQLSRGKQAFTQQIEELKRQLEEEIKAKNALAHALQSSRHDCDLLREQYEEEQESKAELQRALSKANTEVAQWRTKYETDAIQRTEELEEAKKKLAQRLQAAEEHVEAVNAKCASLEKTKQRLQNEVEDLMLDVERTNAACAALDKKQRNFDKILAEWKQKYEETHAELEASQKEARSLGTELFKMKNAYEESLDQLETLKRENKNLQQEISDLTEQIAEGGKRIHELEKIKKQVEQEKCELQAALEEAEASLEHEEGKILRIQLELNQVKSEVDRKIAEKDEEIDQLKRNHIRIVESMQSTLDAEIRSRNDAIRLKKKMEGDLNEMEIQLNHANRMAAEALRNYRNTQGILKDTQLHLDDALRTQEDLKEQLAMVERRANLLQAEIEELRATLEQTERSRKIAEQELLDASERVQLLHTQNTSLINTKKKLETDISQMQGEMEDILQEARNAEEKAKKAITDAAMMAEELKKEQDTSAHLERMKKNMEQTVKDLQLRLDEAEQLALKGGKKQIQKLEARVRELEGEVESEQKRNAEAVKGLRKHERRVKELTYQTEEDRKNILRLQDLVDKLQAKVKSYKRQAEEAEEQSNTNLAKFRKLQHELEEAEERADIAESQVNKLRVKSREVHTKVISEE comes from the exons ACCGAGAGAATCAGTCAATCCTGATCAC TGGAGAATCTGGTGCAGGGAAGACTGTGAACACCAAGCGTGTCATCCAGTACTTTGCAACAATTGCAGTTACtggggagaagaagaaggaagaagttaCTTCTGGCAAAATGCAG GGGACTCTGGAAGATCAAATCATCAGTGCCAACCCCCTACTGGAGGCCTTTGGCAACGCCAAGACCGTGAGGAATGACAACTCCTCTCGCTTT GGTAAATTCATCAGAATCCACTTTGGCACTACTGGAAAACTGGCATCTGCTGATATTGAAACAT ATCTGCTAGAGAAGTCTAGAGTTACTTTCCAGCTTAAGGCTGAGAGAAGTTATCATATTTTTTATCAGATTACATCGAATAAGAAACCAGAACTAATTG AAATGCTTCTGATTACCACGAACCCATATGATTACCCATTTGTCAGTCAAGGGGAGATCAGTGTGGCCAGCATCGATGATCAGGAAGAACTGATGGCCACAGAT AGTGCTATTGATATTTTGGGCTTTACCAATGAAGAAAAGGTCTCCATTTACAAGCTCACGGGGGCTGTGATGCATTATGGGAACCTGAAATTTAAGCAAAAGCAGCGTGAGGAGCAAGCAGAGCCGGATGGCACAGAAG ttgCTGACAAGGCGGCGTATCTCCAGAGTCTGAACTCCGCAGATCTGCTCAAAGCTCTCTGCTACCCTAGGGTCAAAGTCGGCAATGAGTTTGTCACCAAAGGCCAGACTGTAGAACAG GTGACCAACGCAGTGGGTGCTCTGGCCAAAGCCGTCTACGAGAAGATGTTCCTGTGGATGGTCGCCCGCATCAACCAGCAGCTGGACACCAAGCAGCCCAGGCAGTACTTCATCGGGGTCTTGGACATTGCTGGTTTTGAGATTTTTGAT ttcAACAGCCTGGAGCAGCTGTGCATCAACTTCACCAATGAGAAACTGCAACAGTTTTTCAACCACCACATGTTCGTGCTGGAGCAGGAGGAGTACAAGAAGGAAGGTATCGAGTGGACGTTCATTGACTTCGGGATGGACCTGGCTGCCTGCATTGAGCTTATTGAGAAG CCTATGGGCATCTTCTCCATCCTGGAAGAGGAGTGCATGTTTCCTAAGGCAACAGACACCTCCTTCAAGAACAAGCTGTATGACCAGCACCTGGGCAAGTCTGCCAACTTCCAGAAGCCCAAGGTGGTCAAAGGCAGAGCTGAGGCCCACTTCTCTCTGATTCACTATGCTGGTGTTGTAGACTACAACATCACTGGCTGGTTGGAGAAGAACAAAGACCCCCTGAACGAGACCGTCGTGGGGCTGTACCAGAAGTCTGCAATGAAAACTCTAGCTCACCTCTTCTCTGGGACTCAAACTGCTGAAGCAG aAGGTGGAGGGCCCAAGAAAGGCGGTAAGAAGAAGGGCTCTTCTTTCCAGACAGTGTCTGCCCTTTTCAGA GAGAATTTGAACAAGCTGATGACCAACCTCAGGAGTACCCATCCTCACTTTGTGAGGTGCATCATCCCCAATGAGACTAAAACTCCTG GTGCCATGGAGCACGAGCTTGTCCTGCACCAGCTGAGGTGTAACGGGGTGCTGGAAGGCATCCGCATCTGTAGGAAAGGATTCCCGAGCAGAATCCTTTATGCAGACTTCAAACAGAG ATACAAGGTATTAAACGCAAGTGCAATCCCTGAAGGACAATTCATTGATAGCAAGAAGGCCTCTGAGAAGCTCCTTGCGTCCATCGACATTGACCACACCCAGTATAAATTTGGACACACCAAG GTCTTTTTCAAAGCTGGTCTTCTGGGGCTCCTAGAGGAGATGCGAGATGACAAGCTGGCCCAGCTGATTACCCGaacccaggccaggtgcagagggTTCTTGGCAAGAGTGGAGTACCAGAGGATGGTGGAAAGAAG GGAGGCCATCTTCTGTATCCAGTACAATATCAGAGCCTTCATGAATGTCAAGCACTGGCCCTGGATGAAACTCTTCTTCAAGATCAAGCCTCTGCTGAAGAGTGCAGAAACTGAGAAGGAGATGGCCACCATGAAGGAAGAATTTCAGAAAACTAAAGATGAACTTGCCAAGTCAGAGGCAAAAAGGAAGGAACTGGAAGAAAAGATGGTgacactgttgaaagaaaaaaatgacttgcaGCTTCAAGTTCAGGCT GAAGCTGAAGGCTTGGCTGATGCAGAGGAAAGGTGTGACCAGCTGATTAAAACCAAAATCCAGCTAGAGGCCAAAATCAAAGAGGTGACAGAGAGAGCTGAGGATGAAGAAGAGATCAATGCTGAGCTGACAGCCAAGAAGAGGAAACTGGAGGATGAATGTTCAGAACTCAAGAAAGACATTGATGACCTTGAGCTGACACTGGCCAAGGTTGAGAAGGAGAAACATGCCACAGAGAACAAG GTGAAAAACCTCACAGAAGAGATGGCAGGTCTGGACGAAACCATCGCTAAGCTGACCAAGGAGAAGAAGGCTCTCCAGGAGGCCCACCAGCAGACCCTGGATGACCTGCAGGCAGAGGAGGACAAAGTCAACACCCTGACCAAAGCTAAAACCAAACTTGAACAACAAGTAGATGAT cTTGAAGGGTCTTTGGAGCAAGAAAAGAAACTTCGCATGGACCTAGAAAGGGCTAAGAGGAAACTTGAGGGTGACTTGAAGTTGGCCCAAGAGTCCATAATGGAcattgaaaatgagaaacagCAACTTGATGAAAAGCTCAAAAA gaaagagtttgaaatcagcaATCTGCAAAGCAAGATTGAAGATGAACAGGCACTTGGTATTCaattgcagaagaaaattaaagaattgCAA GCCCGCATCGAGGAGCTGGAGGAAGAAATTGAAGCAGAGCGGGCCTCCCGGGCCAAAGCAGAGAAGCAGCGCTCTGACCTCTCCCGGGAACTGGAGGAGATCAGCGAGAGGCTGGAAGAAGCCGGTGGGGCCACTTCCGCCCAGATTGAGATGAACAAGAAGCGGGAGGCTGAGTTCCAGAAAATGCGCAGGGACCTGGAGGAGGCCACCCTACAGCATGAAGCCACGGCAGCCACCCTGAGGAAGAAGCACGCAGACAGTGTGGCCGAGCTTGGGGAGCAGATTGACAACCTGCAGCGGGTCAAGCAGAAGCTGGAGAAGGAGAAGAGTGAGATGAAGATGGAGATTGATGACCTTGCTAGTAATGTAGAAACGGTCTCCAAAGCCAAG GGAAACCTAGAGAAAATGTGCCGGACTCTAGAGGATCAAGTGAGTGAACTGAAATCAAAGGAAGAGGAGCAGCAGCGGCTGATCAATGACCTGACTGCGCAGAGGGGGCGCCTGCAGACCGAATCTG GTGAATTTTCACGCCAGCTCGATGAAAAGGATGCTCTGGTGTCTCAGTTATCAAGGGGCAAACAAGCCTTTACTCAACAGATTGAAGAATTAAAGAGGCAACTTGAAGAGGAGATAAAA GCCAAGAACGCCCTGGCGCATGCCCTGCAGTCTTCCCGCCACGACTGTGACCTGCTGCGGGAACAGTATGAGGAGGAGCAGGAATCCAAGGCTGAGCTGCAGAGGGCGCTGTCCAAGGCCAACACCGAAGTTGCCCAGTGGAGGACCAAATATGAGACGGACGCCATCCAGCGCacagaggagctggaggaggcaaA GAAGAAGCTGGCCCAGCGGCTCCAGGCTGCTGAGGAACATGTAGAAGCTGTGAACGCCAAATGTGCTTCCCTCGAAAAGACGAAGCAGCGGCTGCAGAATGAGGTCGAGGACCTCATGCTTGACGTGGAGAGGACAAATGCCGCCTGTGCCGCCCTTGACAAAAAGCAAAGGAACTTCGATAAG ATCCTGGCAGAATGGAAACAGAAATATGAGGAAACGCATGCCGAGCTTGAGGCCTCCCAGAAGGAGGCCCGTTCCCTTGGCACTGAGCTGTTCAAGATGAAGAATGCCTATGAGGAATCTTTGGATCAGCTAGAAACCCTGAAGCGAGAGAACAAAAACTTACAGC AGGAGATTTCTGACCTCACGGAGCAGATTGCAGAAGGAGGGAAACGTATCCATGaactggagaaaataaagaaacaagtgGAGCAAGAAAAGTGTGAACTTCAGGCTGCTTTAGAAGAAGCAGAG GCATCTCTTGAACATGAAGAGGGAAAGATCCTGCGCATCCAGCTCGAATTGAACCAAGTCAAGTCTGAGGTCGATAGGAAAATTGCtgaaaaagatgaggaaattgaccAGCTAAAGAGAAACCACATTAGAATCGTGGAGTCCATGCAGAGCACGCTGGATGCTGAGATCAGGAGCAGGAATGATGCCATCAGGCTCAAGAAGAAGATGGAGGGAGACCTCAATGAAATGGAAATCCAGCTGAACCATGCCAACCGCATGGCTGCCGAGGCCCTGAGGAACTACAGGAACACCCAAGGCATCCTCAAG GATACCCAGCTCCACCTGGATGACGCTCTCCGGACCCAGGAGGACCTGAAGGAGCAGCTGGCCATGGTGGAGCGCAGAGCCAACCTGCTGCAGGCTGAGATCGAGGAGCTGCGGGCCACTCTGGAGCAGACAGAGAGGAGCAGGAAAATCGCAGAACAGGAGCTCCTGGATGCCAGTGAGCGTGTTCAGCTCCTCCACACCCAG AACACTAGCCTGATCAACACCAAGAAGAAGCTGGAGACAGATATTTCCCAAATGCAAGGAGAGATGGAAGACATTCTCCAAGAAGCCCGCAATGCAGAAGAGAAGGCCAAGAAGGCCATCACTGAT GCCGCCATGATGGCCGAGGAGCTGAAGAAGGAGCAGGACACCAGTGCCCACCTTGAGCGGATGAAGAAGAACATGGAGCAGACAGTGAAGGACCTGCAGCTCCGCCTGGATGAGGCTGAGCAGCTGGCCCTGAAGGGTGGGAAGAAGCAGATCCAGAAACTGGAGGCCAGG GTACGGGAGCTGGAAGGAGAGGTTGAGAGTGAGCAAAAGCGTAATGCTGAGGCTGTCAAAGGTCTGCGCAAACATGAGAGGCGAGTGAAGGAACTCACTTACCAG ACGGAAGAAGATAGAAAGAATATTCTCAGACTTCAAGATTTGGTAGATAAACTTCAGGCAAAAGTGAAATCTTATAAGAGACAAGCTGAGGAGGCT GAGGAACAATCCAACACCAATCTAGCTAAATTCCGCAAGCTCCAGCATGAGCTGGAGGAGGCCGAGGAACGGGCTGACATTGCTGAGTCCCAGGTCAACAAACTGCGGGTGAAGAGCCGGGAGGTTCACACAAAAGTCATAAGTGAAGAGTGA